The nucleotide sequence CCCGGCACGCTCGTCGTGCTCGCCCTCGCCGCCTTCTACGGCTTCGGCCTGACCGCCCTGAGTAACCGCCTTCCAGGCACCAAGCCGGAGCCCGCCGGCGTGACCGTCGATCTCGGCCATGGCCTGAGCGCGGTCACCCCCGCCGGCTGGTCCGCGGACCTCACCCGGATCGTGCCCGGCGACACGCTGGCCTTGACCCAGCCCACGAGCTCGCTGGTCGCAACCGCGTTCGCGTGGAACGGCACGGAACCCGAACTCATTGAGCGCACCCGCCGCCTGTTCGAAGGCACCCACCGCATCCACGTGCGCGGCACGCCGGCTCCCTTCCGCACCGCGGACGGACTGGAGGGCCAGACCTACGTGATCTACGGCGAGCAAATTGACGGCCGCGTTTGGATCGGCCGGCTGCCGGATGGCGAGTCCGGCTTTGCCGTCCGCGTGCGCAGCATCGCCGGCCAGGGCGAAGCGGCGCTGCGCGATGCCGAGGCCCTGGTCGAGAGCCTGCACTTCAAGGTGGTGTCGCCATGAACGCTCCCCAACCCCACCCGGCTCCGCTGCCACTGTTCCAACCGCGCCGCGCGGCGTTCTGGCTGTTCCTCCTGCTGGTCGTCGCCGGCCTGTCTACCGTCGGCCAGACGCTGCTCAGCGGCTTGCGCGTCATGCCTGTCTCCGCGCTGGCGGGCGCCGCGGCCTGGGCCCTCTATACCCTGCCCCTGCTGTGGATTTTCCGTCGCCTCGGGGTGTTCCGCGGCCAGACGGCCGCGCCGTTCGTGCTGGCCTTCGCGTGGGGCGGACTGGGCGCGGTCTTCCTGGCACTGCCGGCCAACCAGGCGATGTTCGGTATTCTCTCCAAGCTCGTCAGCCCGGAATTCTGCCACACCTGGGGACCGGCCATCGCCGGCCCGACGGATGAGGAGCCGCTCAAGCTGATCGGCGTCATCCTGCTGTTGCTGATCGCGCCGGGCCGTTTTCGCACCATCTCCTCGGTCATGGCCCTCGGCTTCGTGGTCGGGCTCGGCTTCCAAGTGGTGGAGGATTATTTCTACACCGTTTCCACGGCGCTGAACCACCCCAACGCCCACCAGCTGGAGCCGGTCGTGCAGATACTCGTCCTCCGCGGCGGCTTCTGCGGACCGTGGAGCCACGCGGCCTACACCGCCATCGCCTCCTTCGGCGTGGGTTACTTCGTCGCCCGGCGCGATCTCCCGACCGGACGCCGCCTCGGCGTTGCCGCCCTCGCCCTCCTCACCGCCTGGGCCCTGCACGGGTTCTGGAACTCCCCGGCGCTCGGCTCGCTGATGGAAGGCCTGACGATCTTGCTCTATTTCCCCCTGAAGGGTCTGCCCGTGCTCCTCGCCGCCCTGCTCCTCTGGCGGGTGGCCCGGCACGAAAAGACCGCCGTCTGACGACACCACCATGCGTCCACCTCTGCCAGGTACTGCCCGCCGGCTCCGACGCTTTGCCTTCACCGCCTGGTTGTCGGCCTGCACTTTGGCCATCGCCGGGGCGACAACGGAACCGCTCTGGCTGCGATACCCGGCCGTCTCCCCGGATGGGACGACGATCGCCTTCAGCTACGCCGGCCGGCTCTGGCGCGTGGCCGCGACCGGCGGCGAGGCCAGCCCGCTCACGGACGCGGGCGACTACGCCACCCACCCGGTCTGGTCCCCCGACGGCACGCAGCTGGCCGTCGCGCTCAAGCGCCGGGGCAACACCGACGTCCACCTGCTCCCCGCCGCCGGGGGCGAAAGCCGGCGACTGACCCACCACGCGGCGGCGGACCTGCCGGCCGCCTTCAGCCCCGACGGCGCCACGATCTACTTCGCCTCGCCCCGGCTCGGCACCCCGCACTCGGTCCTGGCGGGCACCGCCGCCCACACCGACCAGCTTTACGCCGTGCCCGCCACCGGCGGCCGCAACCGTCTCGTCCTGCCCACCCCCGCGCTCAATGTTTCGGTCGATGCAACCGGCGGACGCTTCCTCTACGAAAGCCGGCCGATCTACGAAAACGAGTGGCGCAAGGGCGCCGTGTCCGACGGCACCCACGACGTCTGGCTGTTTGACCGCGCGACCGCCACGCACCGTCGGCTGACCTCGTTCCGCGGCGAAGACCGTGAACCAGTCTGGGATCCCGCCAGCATTGGCTACTATTACCTCAGCGAGCGCAACCGCGCGACCAACCTCTGGCACGCGGGCCTCGAACCGGGGGCCACGCCCACGGAGGTCACTCACCACACCGGTGGCACGGTGCGCTTCCCGTCCGTCGCGCGCGACGGCTCGCTCGTTTACGGTCATGAAGGCGAGGTCTGGCGCCTCGCCGCCGGCGCGACCGAGCCCACGCGGGTTGCCATCACCCTGCCCGCCGGCGTCATCACCTCCCAACCCGCCCCGGTTGACGCCGGGAAATATCTCTCCGAGATCACTGCCTCCGCCGACGGGCGGCGCGTCGCCCTCGTCGCCCGCGGCGAAGTGTTTGTCCTCGCGACCGACACCGGGCGCCTGACCCGCATCACCCGCACCGCCGGACACGAGCAGCACGTCCGCTTCAGCCCGGATGGAACCACGCTGTACTACGCCTCCGAGCGCGACGGCGACATGGACCTCTTCGCCGCCGACCTCGGCCAGAGCGACGAAATCAAACCGGTGGAGCGCAAGCTCGTCGATACGACGGGCGACCTCCTTTACCCCCGGCCCTCACCCGACGGCCGGTCCCTCGCCTACCTGGCTGACCGCTCCACCCTCCGCGTGCGCGACCTGGCCACGGGCGCCACCGTCGATGCCATGCCCGCCGGCGGCCTTTACTCCTATGTGGACGAGGATGTCACCTTCACCTGGTCGCCGGACAGCCGGTTTCTCGCCGCCAGTGGCGGCTCCATCGTCGCCAACCAGGACATCGTCCTGCTCGACGCCACCGGTCGCAGCGCTCCGCGCGACGTCACACGCAGCGGTTTTCCCGACAGTGATCCGCAGTTCAGCTCCGACGGCCAGTCCGTGTTCTGGGTGTCCGAGCGCGCGGGCCTGCGGCAGGCCGATGCCCATGGCGGCCAGGGGGACGTCTTCCGCGCGTACCTCACCCGCGAGGCCTTCGACGCCACCCGCCATGCCGCGCCCGCGGCGCCCCCGGTTGCCGGCTGGCAGCCGCAGCTCGCCGGCATCGAGCGCCGCACGCAGCGCATCACCCCGGCGTCCAGCCTGCTGGTGTTCCATGCCCCCGCCAGCGGCGACGAGGTGTTGTTCACCATCGAGACCGATATGGCCGGCCGGATCACCGGGCGCACGGTCGCCAGGGAAGGTGGTAAGCTCCGGGAGGTCTTCACCCGGCCGGCCCCGGCCGACGGCTACGCGGTGGACGCCGGCTCCCGCCACGTCTACCTGCTCGGCGACGGGCGCGTTGACCGCATCGAACTCGCCACCGGGGAGACCAAGGCCTTCGCGCTCGACCTTTCCCTGGAAGTGGATTCCCGCGCCGAGCTCACCGCCTGGTTCGAACGCTTCTGGCGTTTGACGAAATTCAAGTTCTACGAGCCCACCCTCCACGGCCGCGACTGGGATGCCCTGCGCCGGCACTACGCGCGGTTCCTTCCGCACGTGGACGCCTGGGAGGATTTCGCCGAGATGATGTCCGAACTGGCCGGCGAGCTCAACGCCTCGCACATGGGCTGCTACTATCTGAAGGAGGACCCCGCCGCCGACAAGACCGCCTCGCTCGGCCTCTACTTTGATGACACCTACACCGGCGCGGGTGCTCGGGTGACCGCGATCCTCCCCGGCGGCCCCGCCGACCTCGCCGCCAACCCGTGCCCGCCCGGCACGCTGCTGCTGGCGATCAACGACCAGCCCATCACGGCGGAGACCGATCTCGAGGCCCTGCTCAACGGCCTGGTCGACCAGCCCGTCCGCCTGCGCCTGCAGACGGCGGTCGGCGCCCCGGAGACCGAGGCCACGATCGTGGCCATCGCCCAGAACGCCGCGCAGGATCTGGCCTACGATCGCTGGATCGACGAGCGCCGCGCCATGGTCGATCGCCTCTCCGGTGGCCGCCTGGGCTACGTGCATATCAGCGCCATGGACCTGCCCAACTACCAGCAGGTCTACAGCGATGTCGTGGGGGACTTGGGCCGCAAGGAAGCCCTCATCGTCGACATCCGCTACAACAAGGGCGGGAATATCCATGACGAGCTCGTCGCGCTCTTCACCGGCCGGGACATTGCCTCCTTCACCACCCGGGCCGGTGAGAACATCGCCCGCATCCCGACCGCGCGCTGGACCAAACCCACCGCGCTGCTGCAGAACGCGGCCGCCTACTCCGACGGCTCCATCTTCCCCCACCTCTACCAGCGCCTCCAGCTCGGCCCCCTCGTGGGCGATCGGGTCCCGGGCACCGGCACCGCCGTCTGGTGGATGTATGTGATGAATGGCTCCCTCAAGTGGGGCGTGCCGCAGCTCGGGGCCAAGGACAACCTTTCCGGCTGGTTCGAGAATGACGAAATCGTCCCCGACGTTCTCGTCACCAACGACCCCGCCGCTCTCGCCGCCGGCCGCGACCCCCAGCTGGAGGCCACCGTCGCCGCGTTGCTGCAAAAACTCCCGCAACCCTGACCCTTCCCCCCGCTCCGGCCGCGGCCACCTCCACCCTTCTCACTATGAAATCACACCTCCCTCGTTTGCTTCTCGCCCTCGGTGCGCTGGTCGCCCTGGGGCTTCCCCTGGCCCGCGCTGATGGCCTGACCGACATCTTCGAGCGCAAGACCCTGCGCGTCGGCGTCGCCGACTTCGCCCCGTGGACCTTCGTCAATCCCGAAGGCAAGCCCGAGGGCTTCGAAATCGATCTGGGCACCCAGCTCGCCCACGACCTCGGCGCCCAAGCCGAATTCAAGCTCGCGCCCCTCGCCGATCTCTTTGCCGCCCTCGACCGCGGCGAGATCGACCTGATCGCCGCCGGCCTCGCCATCACCCCGGCCCGCGCCCGCCAGGTGGAGTTCAGCATGCCCTACTTCGAGTCCGGCACCACGCTCGTGGCGCGGCGCTCCCCGGCTCCGTCCGGCCGCGCGATCGGCGCCTACAACCAGCCGGCCTCCGTCATCGTGGTGGTGGCCGACACCTACTCCGCCGGCATCGCCGCCGAGCTCCTCGACGCGGCCGAGGTCCGCATCGTCCCCGACCGCCCGGCCGCCGAGGCCGAGCTGCTCGCCGGCCGCGCCCTGGCCTGGCTCACCAACGTCCCCGATGCCCGCCTCCTCGCCCGGGCCCACCCCGAGGAGCTCATCCTCCCGCTCGACGCCCCGATCATCCGCTCCGTCTCCGGCCTCGCGGTCAAACGCGGCAACCAGGCCGTCCTCAACTACCTCAACGCCTGGATCGTCTCCCGCTTTGCCGACAACTTCCTCCCCAACCTCACCGACCACTGGTTCGGCGACTACGACTGGACCCGCCGCCTGCCGGCCCCGGCCACCCCGTAAGCCGAAAGCCTCAACGCTCATCACCATGAATGCCTCCTCGCTTCCCCGTTTTCTGGTCCTCGTGTTCGCCCTCCTGGCGTGCTTTTCGCTCCCCCTCCGCGCCGAGGAGGAAGCCTTCAAGCTCTCCCTCACCTTCACCGGCTCCGGCACCGTCGTCTCCAACCAGACCCACCTCGAAAACCGCTACAACTTCCGGACGAAGAAAAACGAGAGCGCCATCGTCACCGACAGCGGCCGCAAGTCCTTCAACGGCTCCGGCCTCATCGAGATCATCGGCAGCAACGCCCGCATCAAGCTCCCCAGCGCCCTGGTGCCGCTGCTCAACAGCGGCAACGGCGGCTGGTTCGTGGTCAACGACCTCTGGGTCAATGACGACGAGATCACCGGCATCGTCCGCATCAACGGCCTAAACCGGCCGAAGCTCCGCATCGACCGGAACTCAGGCACCATCGCGATCAGCGGCGGCTTCGGCGAGTTCAACGGCCAGTGCGACGTGGTGCGTCCCGGCGCCCCGGTCCGGAAATTCTGATCTACCGCCCCATGCCGCTAAGTCCGCATCTTCGCCGGCCGATTTCTTGGCTGATGCTGGGCCTGGCCCTGCCCGTGGCCGTCAGCCTCGGCGCGGAGGACGACTTCATTCCGCCCAGCGGGGTGAAGTTCGAGACCCTCAAGTTCAAGCCGATCCCCGCCTATCGTCCGGGCCGCGGGCCCGACGGGAACTACGAAACCCTTCGCCGTGCCGAGCTGGTCGCCGAGCTGCGGCTGCTCACCGGCGTGAAGCTGAATGAGCGGGGCACCGACCTGCTGCCCGCGCCCGTGCCCCGCATCTCCTGCCGGTTTGAGCTCTACAGCGCCGTGGACGATGCCTGGTTCGCGGAATTCAACGAGTGGTTCCACCGCGAGCTGTGGGACCTGGGCCTGACCTACCGCAAAGAAGACTGGGACTGCGACGACTTCAGCCTCGCCCTCAACGCCCTGGCCGACCTTGCCCTGCTGCAGGCGGGAGAGCACCCGGCACCCCAGCTCATCGGCCGGCTCATCGTTCGCCAGGTGAAACCGTGGGGCGGCACGCCGGCCGGCGGCGTGCACGAGATCACCCTCTACCGGTCCGGCTCCGGCTGGTACGTCGCCGAACCCCAGACCCGCGCCATCATCGCGCTCCGCGACTACCCGAACCGGCAGCACATCCAGGAAATCCTGTTCAACTGATGCGCCCGCCGTACCTTCTCCTCTGCGCCGCCCTGCTGGCCGCCACCCCGCTGCCCCAGTCCGCCGCCACGCTGAAACTGCCGCGCATGCCCAGCCCGGAGTTCGTTCCGTCGGTCAGCGCGGGCGTCCCCCTTTCCGGCGCCGAAATCCGGATCCAGCTCCAATCGCTCCTGCCCGCCGGCACCGTGCTCGTGCGTGACGTCGAGGCCCCGACGGCCGGGACCGAAGCCGGCACCGAGACCGGTAGCGAGGCCACCCGCGGCGAACCCCACACCGTGGCCGCCACGCTGGGCCGCCACCCGGTGATCGACCTCGCCGACAGCCACTACGCGCCCCTGCGCCAGGAGTTCATCCCCGTGCTGGTCGACTGGTTCGAGGCGCTCGCCACCAGCCTCGACACCACGCCGGCACAGATGCGCGCGGCCGGTTTTCGCACCAACAAGGTCGCGCGGCTGATGCGCGTCTTCACCGCCGTGCGACTCCATCGCGACCACGGCCAGGACCCGGGCATGGAACCCGCCATCGGCTGGTGCCGGATCCTGCTCCAGCAGGACTGGGGCCGCTGCCTTCAAGGCGAAACCCACACCTTCGTCCTCGTCGCCACCGACCGCGGCTGGTTCATCATCGACCCCTTCACCCGCCGCATGCAGCGCCTCGAAAAGGACGATCCCCGCTGGCTCGTGGAATTTGTCGTGATCTGACGCGGCCGGAGAGCAGCTGATCCGGGGCTCAACCTTCGAACTCGATCGGCGTCTGGGCCTCGATCTCATCGATGGTGGTCATGCCCTGCAGCACTTTCTTCAGACCGTCATAGCGTAGCGGACGGTAGCCCAGGCGGGCAGCCTGTTCGGTCAACTCGGCCAGACCGGCCCGGGCGTTGATCTTGGAGCGGATGGTCCGGTTGACGAGGAAGAGCTCGTGGAACGCCACCCGCCCCTTGTAGCCGGTCTTGTTGCACACATGGCAACCGCGGCCGCGGTAGAAGGTGATCTCGGGAAAATCCTTGTCGTTGAAATAGCGCCGCAGGACCTCGTCGGCGGGACGATAGGGTTCTTTGCAGTGTTCGCAGATCCGCGCCGCCAACCGCTGCCCCAGCACGGCCACCACCGAGGGGGCGATCATGTAGGGATCGACACCGATCTCCGCCAGCCGGGTGATGGCCTCGGGCGCCGAGTTGGTGTGCATGGTCGCCAGGACGAGGTGGCCGGTCAGCGCCGCCTCGGTGGCGATCTTGGCCGTCTCCAGGTCACGGATCTCGCCCACCAGCATGATGTCGGGGTCCTGCCGCAACAGGGCGCGGAGCATCTTGGCGAACGACATGTCGATCTTGTGCTGCACCTGCGTCTGGGTGATGCCCTCCAGCTTCATCTCGATGGGATCCTCGATCGTGGAGATGTTCACGCCGCTGTCATTGAGCTCGGCCAGCGCGGCATACAGTGTGGTGGTCTTGCCGGAGCCGGTCGGACCGGTGACGAAAATGATGCCCGAGGGGTTGCGCATGATCCGGCGCAGCGGGGTGAGGATCGGGCGCGAGATCTTCATCTTGTCCAGGCTGAGCAGCGCCTTGCGGCTGGTGCTGCCCAGGATGCGGGCCACGGCCTTCTCCCCGTACTGGGAGGGGATGGACGAGAACCGGAAATCAATGTTGGTGGAACCCATCGGCAGCGAGAAGCGACCGTCCTGGGGGAAACGGGTCTCGGCGATGTCGAGCTGGCACAGGATCTTCAGGCGCGTGACCACCGAGGCGTGGAGCTTGCGGGAAAACACCAGCACCTCGCGCAGGATGCCGTCGATGCGGTAGCGCACATGGGATTCCTTCTCCCGGGGCTCGATATGGATGTCGCTGGCCTCGCGCCGGATGGCGAAATAGACCATGGCGTTGACGAACTGCACGACCTGTTCCGTCTCGGCGATGTGGGCGATTTCCTTGCCGCCCGCGGAAAGATCGATCCCGGCCGTGAACTGGTCAAATTGCTCCGCCGACTGCCGGGCCGCATCGAGCGCCTCCTCGTTGGTGTAATGGAGCTTGAGCAGGTCGCGGATGTCGGCCGGGAAGGCGAAGACCGGGCTCACCGGCAGCTGCACGATCTTGCTGAGACTCGCGAGGTGCTTCGGGTTCGGTCGCGCCATGGCGACCGTCAGGGTGCCACCGACCCGGTAGAGCGGGAGCGCCTGGGTCTTGCCGGCGATTTCCGCCGGGAGGAGCGCGATGGCGTCCTCGGTGATGGCCAGCGTGATCGGATCCACGTAGGCCAGCCCGGTCAGGCCGCTCCAGTGGCGACCGGCCTCCTCCTTCAAAAGGTGTCCGGCCGTCACCAGGTGCTCGAGCAGTTCGAGGGGATCCTCCAGGGTGGCGGCGAGCGCATCCAGGTCACAGCCGTGGGAAAAGGTGCGGAGACGCCGGATCGCCGCGATGAAGGCGGCATCAATTTTTGGCGCCACGGGAACGGGTGGTTCGGGTCCGGAAAAGCTTCCGGATGTCGGGTTGGTGCAGCTTCTCGGTACCCAGGGAACCGGCCTGCGTCTCCAGGGCCACCTCGGCGAGCATGGCGCGCAGGGAATAACGCTCCTCGGTGAGTTCCGGCTGGGCGGGGCTCGCGGGCGGTTTATTTCCCGGGTTCATGGCTGGCGCGGCGCCTCGGCGCGATCGTTGTCAGCCTCGAGAATCTCGCGCAGCGTGTCGGCCATCTCCTCCTCACTGGCCTCCTTCAGGATGTAGCCGTTGGCGCCCCGCGCCATGGCCTCCTCGATCACCTGGCGGACGTTGACCGCGGTCAGCATGACCACCACGACCTCCGGGTCGACCTGGCGGATCTGCGTGAGCACATCCAAGCCGGAGCTGCCGATCAGATTGATGTCCAGCAGCACCAGGTCAGGTCGCGTGGCGTGGAACTGCGCCATCGCCGTGGCTTCGTCCCCCGCCGCCACGACGCTCACCTCCGTGAGGGTGGTCCTGACCAGCAGGGTCATGAAGACCTGCAGGTGCGGCTCATCGTCCACGACAAGGACTTTGGTCGGATTGGCCATCTGGGTCGGGAGTGTGAATGGGCGGCCGGTCACGGCGAGCCCGATTTCAGGCCGTCGGCGGGACCAGCGGGAGGCGCAGCCAGAAACGCGACCCGCGGCCCGGCGCGCTGTCGCAGCCGACCTGCCCGTGGTGCAGGCCGGCGATGGCCTTGACGATGGACAGGCCGAGGCCGGTGGATGATTCGCCGCCCGTCGGACGCGGGGTCAGTTTGCGGAATTTCTCGAAGAGCCTGGCCTGGTCCTCGGCGGACAGCCCCGGCCCTTCGTCGCGGACGGCGAATTCCCATTCCCCGGCCGCGGGCCCGGCGCTGAGGCTGATGGTGATGCTTCGTCCCGGCGGAGAATACTTGATGGCGTTGCTCACGTAGTTGTCGAACGCCTCGCGCAACAGCTTCGCGTCCGCCGTCGCGACCAGGCCGGCCGTGATCTCCTCGTGGATCGCGAGGTTCTTCCGTTGTGCCGCCGGGGCGTTGAAGCGCAGCACGTCGCCCACCAGCTTCGCCACGTCGGTCGCGGCCGGCTGGAAGGGCACGCCGCCCTGCTCGAGGCCCTCGTTGGTCAGGATGCCGCGGACAATTTCCGACATGTGCCGCGCGGAGCCGTGGATGGTGTCCAACACCTCGACTTCGTCCTTCACCGCCGTCTGGTCCGGCCGGGCCCGCAGCATCTTGAGGAGGAGGCCGGACATGCCGGCAATCGCCGCGAGGGGATTCTTGAGGTCGTGCGAGGCGATGCGCAGCAACTCGCCCTTGGCCGCATTCGCCTTGGCCGCGGCATCACGCTGCGCCCGCATCTCGGCTTCGGCCCGCTCCACGTGCGCCAGATGGGCGAAGGTCTGGCGCCGCATCTCCGCCATGACCTGCGTCACCAGAATGCTCGTCACCAGCGCCAGCAGCACGGTGATGAGTCCGGCCCGGCGCACCTTTCGGATCCTGCTGTCGTAGCTGTCCTTGGCGAAATCAACCCCCACGTACCCGATCAAATTTCCCGCCTGATCCTGGAGCGGGGCCCGCGCCTCGACGTAGGCCCCCGTGCTGTCGGTGTAGAGCAGGCTGTCGAAAGTGTAGACCTTGCCCGCCCGGAGCGCGGGGATCGACTTGGCGCTGGTCGCCGTCAGATCGAAGACCGCCAGCGCCGGGAAAGACTGCTGCTTGCGACCCAATTGTTCCTGCCGCATCCGGATCGTGTCGTCCATGACGGTTTCCAGCACAAGCTGCTGCTGCCGGTCGCCGGCGAGGATGCGTGCCGTCCACAGGTACTGGATGGAGGAATGGCGCCGGTGGAAGGCCACCAGCGGACGCAGCAACCGTTGGTAGTTCTCCGTCGCGATCTGCTCGGGTTTCTGGATCGACTCGTGGAGTTCAACATCGACCAATCCCGCCGCCGCTTCCGCCAGGTTACGGACATGCACGCGAATGGCCGCCTCCTCCTGCTGCTCCGCCTGGCGGTATAGATAGGTCGTGGAGACGAAGGAGCCGCCCAGGATCATGACGAAGAAAACCAGCGCGAGCATCCTCGGGCTGAGTCTGGACAGGTATTTCGACAGTGTCATGAGGCGGTTTGCGCGTCGGAAAAATCCATGGGCAGCGTGCTCGCCGCCCGGTGGCCTTCAAGCCGTTTCAGCCCGGCAAGCCTGAAAGCGCGCCTGCGCGTGTCCCGTCCGGGTGCTCAGGCCACACCCAGGCCCCCACCTCGTGTACGCGGTGAAAATCCGGCGACCACTCCGGGATCGGGGCGAGGTCCCAGCGCCAGGTGCGGTCGGGCTTCGGCAGGCCGAAGCGCTCGTGCAGCGTTTCCTTTTTCAACTGCCGCCCGTCGGGGCCGAGATCGAGGCGCGCGGCATCCGCCAGCAGCAACCGTACCCCGGGCTGCTGCGCCAGCCACGCCAGATGCCGTTTCGCCGCGGCGCGGGCGCAGCGCTCCGGCAGACCCGTGTCCTGCTCATACGCCGGGAGGGAATGGCCCGGCACCAACCCGAGCTGGGAGATGCAGTTGGCCGACACGATGAAATCCGCCAGCCCGCCCGGCGGCGGCCCCGGGTCGGCCCGGGCGAAAAAATCTGGCGCCACGGTGGCCGTCACCGTCTCGCGCACCGCGGCCAGCGCGGCGAGCGCGCCGCTGGCGTCCCAGACCTCACCCCGCACCCGGCCGGGCATTTTCCTCACCCACCGCCGCACCTCGGCACTCAGCACGATGTCCGCGAGCACGACTTCATCGAAACGCTCCGCCAATTCCGCCACGGGCACATCAAGGCAGTCACCGGCGCCGATGACCAGCGCGCGGCGGCGTTGCGGACAACGTGCCGCCGTCTCGAGCACGACCTTCCGGCACTCCGCCAGATGCGGCGCCCACGCGGCGCGCACCCGCGTGTGACGCTCCGCGATGGCCTCGTGTTCGCGCAGCAACCCCAGCTGACGCCCGGCGGGGGGACAGCGGGTGAACAGGCGACGAAGGAATCCGGACAGCATCAGCCCCGAGGGAGATCCAATTCCGCTCCCACGGCAAGGCCTCGCGCGGACCGTGCCGTCAGCCGAGATAGCCGGGGAATTTTCCCGCCCCGGCGGCGTGCGCCGGGAACACCTGCGCGAGTTCCGCCGCGGGCACCCCCATGTGCCGCACGCAGGCCTCGGCGAAGAAGTCGCGGTAATCGGTCGTGATGGCGAGATCACGTCCCTCGAACAACCGGTCAGGTGCCAGCCCCGGCCAGCGACCGAGCACGCGGCCGCCCTTCACGCCGCCACCCAGCGCGAAGAACGCCGTGCCATGACCATGGTCCGTACCGCGGTTTCCATTTTGACGGGCCGTGCGGCCGAACTCGCTCATCGTGAGCACCAAAACCTCGGACATCCGCGAACCCAGGTCGCGATGCAGCGCCGTCAGTCCCGCCCCCAACTCGCCCAGACGGTTCGCCAGCGCCCCGGCGGCGGCGCCTTGGTTGGCATGCGTGTCCCAGCCGCCGATCTCGACAAACGCCACCTCGAGCCCGACGTCCGCCTTGATGAGCTGCGCAACCTGGCGCATCCCGCGGCCGAAGGTGCCATTGGGATACTGCGCCCCGTGCGCGGGTCGGTAGTCGGCCGGCACGGCTTTTCTCAAGAGGTCCATCGCCGCGAAACCCTCCTGTCCGGCGCTGTGCAGGGCGTCACCCACGGCGGATTCGTAGAGTTGTTCAAAGCCCCGGGTCGCCCCGCCCATGCCGCCCGCGGCCGTCACCCCTACGCCGCCGACCTTGAATCGCGTGAGATCCGCGATGGCCAGGGCCTCCTCCGGGCCCTGCAGGCTGCGGGGCATCTGGCCGGTGAGCGCCACCGCCGCCAGCGCCGAGCGCCGGGCCTGGTCCTCGGGACAACAGCCGATCATGCGGTTGAGCCAGCCAGTGGCGACATGACGGTCGTCACCCGTGCCCGACTCCATCAGGTCCTGCGCCTCGAAGTGCGAGCGCGAGGCCAGCGGGTTGCCG is from Lacunisphaera limnophila and encodes:
- a CDS encoding PrsW family glutamic-type intramembrane protease, with protein sequence MNAPQPHPAPLPLFQPRRAAFWLFLLLVVAGLSTVGQTLLSGLRVMPVSALAGAAAWALYTLPLLWIFRRLGVFRGQTAAPFVLAFAWGGLGAVFLALPANQAMFGILSKLVSPEFCHTWGPAIAGPTDEEPLKLIGVILLLLIAPGRFRTISSVMALGFVVGLGFQVVEDYFYTVSTALNHPNAHQLEPVVQILVLRGGFCGPWSHAAYTAIASFGVGYFVARRDLPTGRRLGVAALALLTAWALHGFWNSPALGSLMEGLTILLYFPLKGLPVLLAALLLWRVARHEKTAV
- a CDS encoding S41 family peptidase; the protein is MRPPLPGTARRLRRFAFTAWLSACTLAIAGATTEPLWLRYPAVSPDGTTIAFSYAGRLWRVAATGGEASPLTDAGDYATHPVWSPDGTQLAVALKRRGNTDVHLLPAAGGESRRLTHHAAADLPAAFSPDGATIYFASPRLGTPHSVLAGTAAHTDQLYAVPATGGRNRLVLPTPALNVSVDATGGRFLYESRPIYENEWRKGAVSDGTHDVWLFDRATATHRRLTSFRGEDREPVWDPASIGYYYLSERNRATNLWHAGLEPGATPTEVTHHTGGTVRFPSVARDGSLVYGHEGEVWRLAAGATEPTRVAITLPAGVITSQPAPVDAGKYLSEITASADGRRVALVARGEVFVLATDTGRLTRITRTAGHEQHVRFSPDGTTLYYASERDGDMDLFAADLGQSDEIKPVERKLVDTTGDLLYPRPSPDGRSLAYLADRSTLRVRDLATGATVDAMPAGGLYSYVDEDVTFTWSPDSRFLAASGGSIVANQDIVLLDATGRSAPRDVTRSGFPDSDPQFSSDGQSVFWVSERAGLRQADAHGGQGDVFRAYLTREAFDATRHAAPAAPPVAGWQPQLAGIERRTQRITPASSLLVFHAPASGDEVLFTIETDMAGRITGRTVAREGGKLREVFTRPAPADGYAVDAGSRHVYLLGDGRVDRIELATGETKAFALDLSLEVDSRAELTAWFERFWRLTKFKFYEPTLHGRDWDALRRHYARFLPHVDAWEDFAEMMSELAGELNASHMGCYYLKEDPAADKTASLGLYFDDTYTGAGARVTAILPGGPADLAANPCPPGTLLLAINDQPITAETDLEALLNGLVDQPVRLRLQTAVGAPETEATIVAIAQNAAQDLAYDRWIDERRAMVDRLSGGRLGYVHISAMDLPNYQQVYSDVVGDLGRKEALIVDIRYNKGGNIHDELVALFTGRDIASFTTRAGENIARIPTARWTKPTALLQNAAAYSDGSIFPHLYQRLQLGPLVGDRVPGTGTAVWWMYVMNGSLKWGVPQLGAKDNLSGWFENDEIVPDVLVTNDPAALAAGRDPQLEATVAALLQKLPQP
- a CDS encoding ABC transporter substrate-binding protein, whose translation is MKSHLPRLLLALGALVALGLPLARADGLTDIFERKTLRVGVADFAPWTFVNPEGKPEGFEIDLGTQLAHDLGAQAEFKLAPLADLFAALDRGEIDLIAAGLAITPARARQVEFSMPYFESGTTLVARRSPAPSGRAIGAYNQPASVIVVVADTYSAGIAAELLDAAEVRIVPDRPAAEAELLAGRALAWLTNVPDARLLARAHPEELILPLDAPIIRSVSGLAVKRGNQAVLNYLNAWIVSRFADNFLPNLTDHWFGDYDWTRRLPAPATP
- a CDS encoding GspE/PulE family protein produces the protein MAPKIDAAFIAAIRRLRTFSHGCDLDALAATLEDPLELLEHLVTAGHLLKEEAGRHWSGLTGLAYVDPITLAITEDAIALLPAEIAGKTQALPLYRVGGTLTVAMARPNPKHLASLSKIVQLPVSPVFAFPADIRDLLKLHYTNEEALDAARQSAEQFDQFTAGIDLSAGGKEIAHIAETEQVVQFVNAMVYFAIRREASDIHIEPREKESHVRYRIDGILREVLVFSRKLHASVVTRLKILCQLDIAETRFPQDGRFSLPMGSTNIDFRFSSIPSQYGEKAVARILGSTSRKALLSLDKMKISRPILTPLRRIMRNPSGIIFVTGPTGSGKTTTLYAALAELNDSGVNISTIEDPIEMKLEGITQTQVQHKIDMSFAKMLRALLRQDPDIMLVGEIRDLETAKIATEAALTGHLVLATMHTNSAPEAITRLAEIGVDPYMIAPSVVAVLGQRLAARICEHCKEPYRPADEVLRRYFNDKDFPEITFYRGRGCHVCNKTGYKGRVAFHELFLVNRTIRSKINARAGLAELTEQAARLGYRPLRYDGLKKVLQGMTTIDEIEAQTPIEFEG
- a CDS encoding response regulator, coding for MANPTKVLVVDDEPHLQVFMTLLVRTTLTEVSVVAAGDEATAMAQFHATRPDLVLLDINLIGSSGLDVLTQIRQVDPEVVVVMLTAVNVRQVIEEAMARGANGYILKEASEEEMADTLREILEADNDRAEAPRQP